The Toxorhynchites rutilus septentrionalis strain SRP chromosome 3, ASM2978413v1, whole genome shotgun sequence genome includes a region encoding these proteins:
- the LOC129776541 gene encoding 39S ribosomal protein L41, mitochondrial → MFHMLKRCIGTSAAVAGKHNFRKFLLYNKRGTRVFKKLRAANPQLYPDMPIDKRGVRDTGVSRNGQYIEIPEKIPELVVPNLDGCKFKPYVSYRAPDVVQSEFTSQDLFNALYAQKIIDDFSSGKLEEDGSPKESSTEESQTPDEAWTKARKTGSDMF, encoded by the coding sequence ATGTTCCACATGTTGAAGCGTTGCATCGGAACTTCGGCCGCAGTTGCTGGAAAACACAACTTCCGCAAGTTTTTACTATACAACAAGCGAGGAACGCGCGTGTTCAAAAAACTGCGTGCCGCCAATCCCCAACTCTATCCAGACATGCCGATTGATAAACGTGGAGTACGAGACACTGGGGTATCTCGCAACGGTCAGTATATTGAAATTCCAGAAAAGATCCCCGAACTGGTTGTGCCGAATCTTGATGGTTGTAAGTTCAAGCCATACGTATCATATCGGGCACCGGACGTGGTTCAGTCGGAATTTACCAGCCAAGATCTGTTCAATGCCCTATACGCACAAAAAATCATCGATGATTTCAGCagtggaaaattggaagaagatGGTTCGCCAAAGGAATCATCGACGGAAGAATCGCAAACGCCAGATGAAGCATGGACTAAGGCACGAAAAACGGGCTCTGACATGTTTTAG
- the LOC129776540 gene encoding LOW QUALITY PROTEIN: serine/Arginine-related protein 53 (The sequence of the model RefSeq protein was modified relative to this genomic sequence to represent the inferred CDS: inserted 1 base in 1 codon) — protein sequence MPRSYSRSPSRSKXSSRRRSRSKSRERDKYSSRKDYQRYRPLEDRSSNSRSLASSSSRSNSHQSHRNQHKHSSSKNDYRRRSRSRNREGRDRDRKRSKSREKYTRKRASSSSSSSNSGSSSSTSSSSSSSGNSSSPARSDEANINEKEFIFKSLVDNPDSQLDKASVLAKIDADEFVPQSFESSKKPAPNPVTGSIVIDLAAQTIKVPKPDEELAEDPLFHPNFFGSDDERMTRWVRKLLTMRQNV from the exons ATGCCGCGTTCATATTCTCGTTCCCCATCGCGATCAA AATCTTCACGCCGAAGGTCGCGTTCTAAATCTCGTGAAAGGGATAAATATTCTAGTAGGAAAGACTATCAGCGATACCGACCCTTGGAAGATCGTTCCTCGAATTCCCGTTCGCTGGCCAGCTCATCATCGCGGAGTAATAGTCACCAGTCTCATCGCAATCAACATAAACATTCAAGCAGCAAGAATGATTACCGACGAAGGAGTCGCTCGAGAAATCGTGAGGGACGTGACCGCGATCGAAAGAGGTCAAAGTCACGGGAAAAATACACTCGCAAGCGGGCTAGCTCTAGCAGTTCTAGTAGCAacagtggcagtagcagcagtacCAGCAGTAGCAGTAGCAGTTCTGGAAACTCAAGCTCACCGGCACGTTCAGATGAAGCGAACATAAACGAAAAAGAGTTTATATTTAAATCATTGGTTGATAATCCGGATTCGCAGCTCGACAAAGCATCAGTGTTGGCAAAAATAGATGCAGATGAGTTCGTACCACAATCCTTCGAATCTTCTAAAAAGCCCGCCCCAAATCCTGTAACTGGAAGTATCGTTATTGATTTGGCTGCTCAAACGATAAAAGTGCCGAAACCAGATGAGGAACTAGCGGAAGATCCGCTGTTTCATCCAAAT tttttcggTAGCGACGATGAAAGAATGACTCGGTGGGTTCGCAAGCTGTTGACTATGAGACAAAATGtttaa